A DNA window from Arachis duranensis cultivar V14167 chromosome 3, aradu.V14167.gnm2.J7QH, whole genome shotgun sequence contains the following coding sequences:
- the LOC107480695 gene encoding uncharacterized protein LOC107480695 has protein sequence MFFNGPKNEPVFCRTFPTYHDGAALLWFSKLPEGSISSFEELARSFIDYFAAARIYVHGSDYLATIRQGPQESLKDYLTRFADATMEIPDLDPAVHLHAIKACLKPGKFRETIAVTKPRTLEEFRERAAGQMEIEELREVEKVDKKQPRKEESRTIRSGDNRNTRKTFKLTPKFDNYTRFNTKRERIIKEILNAKIIKPPVRAGSYQDQRFVDRTKHCAVHQKYGHTTDECIVAKDLLERLARQGLLDKYIEGTRHKGAKTDQDKQQTPRNKETDKWPSNNPPKGVINCISGGFACGGETASARKRSYRTMLAIEGTTPHNK, from the coding sequence ATGTTCTTTAACGGACCTAAAAATGAACCTGTTTTTTGCAGGACTTTTCCGACCTACCACGACGGTGCGGCCCTACTTTGGTTTTCAAAACTACCTGAAGGATCAATCTCTTCCTTCGAGGAATTGGCAAGATCCTTCATAGACTACTTTGCGGCTGCACGCATTTATGTCCACGGGTCAGATTACCTCGCCACCATCCGCCAAGGTCCACAAGAAAGCCTGAAGGACTATTTAACTAGATTCGCTGATGCAACAATGGAGATACCTGATCTAGATCCTGCTGTCCATCTTCACGCCATAAAAGCCTGCCTCAAGCCCGGAAAATTCAGAGAAACAATTGCTGTCACGAAACCGAGAACCCTAGAGGAATTCCGAGAAAGGGCCGCAGGGCAGATGGAAATTGAAGAACTTCGCGAGGTCGAGAAAGTAGACAAAAAGCAACCCCGAAAAGAAGAGAGCCGAACAATCAGATCAGGGGACAACAGAAACACCAGAAAAACGTTTAAACTTACACCGAAGTTTGACAACTACACCAGGTTCAACACAAAGAGAGAAAGGATCATCAAGGAAATACTCAACGCCAAAATCATCAAACCCCCTGTTAGGGCCGGAAGCTACCAGGACCAAAGATTCGTGGACAGGACCAAGCACTGCGCCGTCCATCAGAAATATGGTCATACCACCGACGAGTGCATCGTAGCCAAAGACTTGCTGGAAAGATTAGCCCGACAAGGACTCCTAGACAAATACATCGAAGGCACGAGGCACAAAGGAGCAAAGACAGATCAAGATAAGCAACAAACTCCGAGGAACAAAGAAACCGACAAATGGCCAAGCAATAATCCCCCAAAAGGAGTCATCAATTGCATATCAGGAGGATTCGCATGTGGCGGAGAAACAGCCTCAGCACGAAAACGAAGCTACCGCACTATGTTAGCAATCGAAGGAACAACTCCACACAACAAATAG
- the LOC127745593 gene encoding uncharacterized protein LOC127745593: MTIQEFNGHMQSIKRVNEKAWAYLDKFSRQAWTRAHYKDFSKVDNVCNNMCEVFNAATKPYRCKPVLTLLEEVRRYAMTSMARNKLKLSSHVGHLPPIQQSRLAKKRNYSRYYTPMWSGDAAEVMFEVHGEPHNVVVDLGNQTCSCRSWQLSGLPCRHTIAAISVMNGRPENYVHAWLTMGSYNKTYEYHINPVRGQQLWETSEYLHCLPPVRSKSRGRPSHYARKKDAHETPVRGSQERTATKLKKKYGKFTCGTCGDVGHTTRSCRIAKKQKADELAAAAKGAKDAANKGDTGSKGNEGEVVTEECGVGAEGDKLILKQKLLLKGSRS; the protein is encoded by the exons ATGACTATCCAGGAATTCAACGGACATATGCAGTCTATAAAGAGGGTGAATGAGAAGGCGTGGGCATATTTAGACAAGTTTTCTAGGCAGGCATGGACCAGGGCTCACTACAAGGACTTTTCAAAGGTTGACAATGTCTGCAATAACATGTGTGAGGTGTTCAACGCTGCCACCAAACCATACAGATGCAAGCCCGTGCTGACTTTACTGGAGGAGGTTAGGAGGTATGCCATGACTAGTATGGCAAGGAACAAACTGAAACTCTCTAGCCATGTGGGACACTTACCTCCGATTCAACAAAGTAGACTTGCAAAGAAAAGGAATTACAGTAGGTATTATACACCAATGTGGTCTGGAGATGCGGCTGAAGTGATGTTTGAAGTGCATGGTGAACCACATAATGTGGTGGTTGATTTGGGAAACCAAACATGTAGCTGCAGGTCTTGGCAGTTATCGG GGTTACCTTGTCGTCATACAATAGCTGCAATTTCAGTCATGAATGGTAGACCCGAGAATTATGTCCATGCATGGCTAACAATGGGCTCATACAACAAGACTTATGAATACCATATCAACCCGGTAAGAGGCCAACAGTTGTGGGAAACATCAGAATACCTCCACTGCTTACCACCTGTAAGGAGCAAATCCCGTGGCAGGCCATCAcattatgcaagaaaaaaagatgCACATGAGACACCTGTTCGGGGGAGCCAAGAGCGCACAGCaacaaaattgaagaaaaaatatgGCAAATTCACCTGCGGAACATGTGGAGATGTTGGTCACACAACAAGGAGTTGTAGAATAGCAAAGAAACAAAAGGCTGATGAGCTAGCAGCTGCTGCAAAGGGTGCTAAAGATGCTGCAAATAAGGGTGACACTGGTTCTAAAGGTAACGAAGGTGAGGTTGTTACTGAAGAATGTGGGGTTGGTGCTGAAGGGGACAAATTGATACTCAAACAGAAGTTGCTGCTGAAGGGGTCTAGGAGCTGA
- the LOC127739574 gene encoding transcription elongation factor 1 homolog: MGKRKSSAKPPPKKRMDKLDTVFSCPFCNHGTSVECRIDMKNLIGEASCRICQESFSTTVTALSEPIDIYSEWIDECERVNNPEDDGA, from the exons ATGGGAAAGAGGAAATCATCAGCAAAGCCACCTCCAAAGAAGCGGATGGATAAGCTTGACACTGTTTTCAGCTGCCCTTTCTGCAATCACGGCACCAGTGTCGAATGCCGAAT TGATATGAAGAACTTGATAGGGGAAGCTTCTTGCAGGATTTGCCAAGAGAGCTTTAGCACTACTGTCACAG CTTTATCTGAACCAATAGACAT ATACAGTGAATGGATTGATGAATGTGAACGGGTGAACAACCCGGAAGATGATGGTGCTTAG
- the LOC107480754 gene encoding transcription factor VOZ1, producing MKKVSKTSCKSVSHRLFKDKAKNRVDDLQLMFLDLQFARKESRTVDAAVLEEQVHQMLREWKAELNEPSPASSLQQGGSLGSFSTDICRLLQLCEEEDDASSPLAAPKPEPNDQTQQIGGKVVFQEGQQQHDFPLVDERKHSISGVQNVAANNLEGPALEYHQFDLHQDFDHGFYTGFNGIGYCEEDAIPQISSYLPSICPPPSAFLGPKCALWDCPRPAQGLDWCQDYCSSFHAALALNEGPPGMSPVLRPGGIGLKDNLLFAALSARAQGKDVGIPECEGAATAKSPWNAPELFDLSVLEGETIREWLFFDKPRRAFESGNRKQRSLPDYSGRGWHESRKQVMNEFGGLKRSYYMDPQPLNHFEWHLYEYEISKCDACALYRLELKLVDGKKSSKAKVTNDSVADLQKQMGRLSAEFMSDNKRPAKGRAKLNAKVGLGGVYSSSGRVAPLNGTYDYGLAAPYDYLVDNMGDYYGT from the exons ATGAAGAAGGTTTCCAAGACCAGCTGCAAGTCTGTATCACACAGGCTCTTTAAGGACAAGGCGAAGAACCGTGTTGATGACCTGCAGCTGATGTTCTTAGATCTGCAGTTCGCAAGGAAGGAGAGCCGTACAGTCGATGCGGCTGTCCTTGAGGAGCAAGTTCATCAGATGCTTCGTGAGTGGAAGGCTGAGCTCAACGAGCCCTCGCCTGCTTCTTCTTTGCAGCAA GGTGGCAGTCTTGGGTCATTCTCCACAGATATCTGTCGATTGTTGCAGCTTTGTGAGGAGGAAGATGATGCATCTAGTCCATTAGCTGCCCCTAAGCCTGAACCTAATGATCAGACGCAGCAGATTGGGGGTAAGGTTGTATTCCAAGAG GGTCAGCAGCAACATGATTTCCCATTGGTTGATGAGCGCAAACACTCCATCTCAGGAGTTCAAAATGTGGCAGCTAACAACCTGGAAGGACCTGCTTTAGAATATCACCAGTTTGATTTGCATCAggactttgatcatggtttctaTACTGGTTTTAATGGGATAGGTTATTGTGAGGAGGATGCTATTCCTCAAATATCTAGCTACCTGCCAAGTATCTGCCCTCCGCCTTCTGCTTTCTTGGGCCCAAAATGTGCACTTTGGGACTGTCCAAGGCCTGCACAAGGGTTGGACTGGTGTCAAGACTACTGCAGTAGCTTTCATGCTGCTCTAGCCTTGAATGAAGGGCCACCAGGTATGTCCCCAGTTCTACGACCAGGGGGCATCGGTTTGAAAGATAATTTACTTTTTGCCGCTCTTAGTGCAAGGGCACAAGGAAAAGATGTTGGCATCCCAGAATGCGAGGGAGCAGCAACTGCGAAGTCTCCATGGAACGCACCAG AGCTCTTTGATCTTTCTGTTCTCGAGGGTGAGACTATCAGGGAGTGGCTCTTCTTCGACAAACCTCGAAGGGCGTTTGAGAGTGGAAACAGAAAGCAGAGGTCATTGCCAGATTATAGTGGACGTGGTTGGCATGAATCTCGAAAGCAAGTGATGAATGAATTTGGAGGTCTGAAGAGATCCTATTATATGGACCCGCAACCACTGAACCATTTTGAATGGCACCTCTATGAATATGAGATTAGCAAGTGTGATGCATGTGCTTTATATCGGTTGGAACTAAAGCTTGTTGATGGGAAGAAGAGCTCTAAGGCAAAGGTTACCAATGATTCAGTTGCTGATTTGCAGAAGCAGATGGGACGGCTTTCTGCCGAGTTCATGTCTGATAACAAAAGGCCTGCAAAAGGCAGAGCTAAACTTAATGCCAAGGTTGGCTTAGGTGGTGTCTATTCCTCTTCAGGTAGAGTGGCTCCACTAAATGGAACATATGATTATGGTTTAGCTGCACCATATGACTATCTTGTTGATAACATGGGCGACTACTATGGAACATGA